Part of the Candidatus Methylomirabilota bacterium genome, ACGCCGCCCTCCGCATGCAGGAGCGCATCGCCGCGCTCGGCGATGCCACCCGTCGCGCGGCCGGCGTGCCCCTTCAGATCCGCGTGGGCCTGAACGCCGGCGAGGTGATGGTCCGCTCGATCGAGAACGACCTCTCGATGACCTACACCGCGGTGGGGCCCACCGTGCACCTGGCGGCGCGCATGGAGCAGATGGCCAAGCCGGGCTCCATCCTCGCCACCGGCGACACCGTCGCTCTCGCCGCCGGACGGGTGGCCACGCGCGCGCTCGGCGCGGTGCCGGTGCGCGGGCTGCAGACGCCGGTGGAGATCCACGAGGTCACGGGCGGCGCGACCGCGCAGTCCCGTGCGCAGGCGCTCGCCGCGCGCGGCCTCACGCCGTTCGTGGGGCGCGAGGCCGAGATCGAGCGCCTGCTCGCCATCGTGGACGCGGTGCGCGAGGGCCGACCGCAGCTCGTCGCGGTGGTGGGCGAAGCCGGCGTGGGAAAGTCGCGCCTGGTCGGCGAGCTCGCGCGACGCGCGCGCGAGCGCGGCTGCCTCGTACTGGAAGCCGCCGCGCTCTCGTACGGCCGCGCGGTGGGGCATCGCCCGGGCATCGAGCTCCAGCGCCGCTACTTCAAGATCGAGCCCGGCGACGCGCCCGAGACGGTGCGCCAGAAGCTGGCCCGCGAGCTCCGCGACCTCGACCCCGCGCTCGAGAGCGATCTCCCTGCGCTAGAGTGGCTGCACGGTGTGGCGCAGCCGGGCAGCCCGTTCCTCGCCCTCGACGTGAGCACCCGACGGCTGCGCTCCGTGGAGGTGCTGGTGCGCCTGGTGGAGCGCGTGGGCCGGCGGCAGCCGTTCGTGATGATCTTCGAGGATCTGCAGTGGATCGACTCCGAGGGACGCGAAGCGATGGATTACATCGTCGAGCGGCTGCCTCCCAGCACCTTGCTGCTGGGCACCTATCGGCCCGAGTACGAGGATGGCTGGAGCCGGCGGCCCGGCTACTCGCGCATCCGTCTCGAGCCGCTCCGTCCCGAGGGCGCGCACGCGCTGCTCCGCGGCCTTCTGGGGCCCGGTGAGGAGACGGCGCTGATCCAGCGTCTGGTCGCCGAGCGCGCGCGCGGCAATCCGCTCTTCCTCGAGGAGTCGGTGCGAAGCCTCGTGGACACGGGCGTGCTCACCGGCGCCCCCGGCGCCTACCGCGTGGTCCGCCCGGCGCGCACGCTGGAGGTGCCCGCGAGCGTCCGTGCCGTCCTCGCCGCGCGCATCGACCGGCTGCCCGCGACGGAGAAGCGGCTGCTGCAGGCGGCGTCGGTGATCGGCGAGGAAGTGCCGGTCACCCTGCTCGAGGCGGTGGCCGACGAGCCCGCCGATGCCGTGCGCGAGGGCCTCGCCCAGCTCGGCCGCGCCGAGCTCCTCACCGAGGCCACGCTCTTCCCCGATCCGGTCTACGCGTTCCGGCACTCTCTCATCCACGACGTCGCCTACGCGAGCCTGCTCCAGGAGAGCCGGCGCGCGCTGCACGCCCGCATCACCGACACCATCGAGCGGCTCTACGGCGACCGACGCGGCGCGCAGGTCGAGCGCCTCGCCCACCACGCCTTCGCGGGCGAGCTGTGGCATCAGGCGGTGCGCTACTGCCGCGAGGCGGGCCGCGGCGCGCTCGCGCGCCTGGCTTGCCGCGAGGCGGTGGACTTCCTCCAGCGCGCCCTCGAAGGGGTCAGCCATCTCCCGGAGAGTCCCGAGTCGCGGGCGCTCGCCGTGGACATCGGCTTCGATCTCGAGGCGGCGCTGGTGCCGCTGGGCGCCCACGCCGAGGGGCTGGCGGTGCTGCGATCGGCCGAGTCCATCGCGAGCCGCATGGGCGACGAGCGGCGACTCGCGCGCGCCCTCGCGTACCGCACCACCATGCACTGGGAGATGGGCGACTCGGATGCCGCGGTGGAGGCGGGTGAGCGCGCAGTGGCGATCGCCGCGCGCGTGGAGGATCTCGGTCTCCAGGTGGTGGGTCAGTACAGCATGGCGGGCGCGGTGCGGACGCTGGGCGACTATCCGCGGGCGGTGACGCTCCTCCGCCGCAGCCTGGCCCTCGCGGAGGACGAGCGCCGGTACGAGACGTTCGGCCTGCCCGGCCTCGCCTCCGTGCTCGGCCGCAGCCATCTCGCGTGGAGCCTCGCCGAGCTGGGCGAGTTCGACCACGCGATCGGGGCCGCCGAGGAGGGCATCCGCATCGCGGAGGCGGCGGGCCACGGCTATAGCCTCGCCTACGGCCTGCTGGGCCTGGGCGGGGTGCTCTTGCGCCGAGGCGCCATGACGGAGGCGGAGACCGTGCTCGCGCGCGGGCTGGCCCTCTGCGCCGAGGTCCCGGTTCTGTTCCCGCCGTTCGCGGGCGATCTCGCGGTGGTGCGCGCGCTCGACGGTCGCATCGCGGAGTCGGTGGAGCTGGCGCGCCAAGCCGTGGCGCGCGGCGAGCGCATGGCCCGGCTCGGGCGGCTCTCCCTGATCGTCACGCATCTCGGCGAGGTGCTGGTGATCGCCGGGCGCGTCGGCGAGGCCACACCGCACGCGCGGCGCGCACTCGCTCTCGCCGTCGAGCACAAGGAGCGCGGCAATCAGGTCTACGCGCGGCGCCTGCTCGCCCTCGCCGTCGGGGAGGCGCCCGCCCCGGACCTCGCCGCCGCCCGCCAGCACGCCACGGAAGCCCTGGCCCTCGCGGAGACGCTGGGGATGCGGCCCCTCGCCGCGCGCATTCATCTCACCCTGGCGCGGCTCGCGCGGCGGGCAGGGGACGATGACGCGGTATCGCGGCATCGCGGCGCCGCGGTGGATCTTCTGGAGTCCATGGGCATGCGCTACTGGCTGGAGCGCCTCGACCGCGATCGCGTGGGACCGGCGGGCGGGGTCTAGGCCGGGTCTTCGGTGTTACCATCGGGGCTCGGGAGGAGCCCCATGGACGGCGCGATCGGCAGCATGGCGGAGGCCGCCCGCCTGGTGCGGGACGGTGACCGGGTCAGCTATGTCGGCTACATGCGCATGGAGCCCGCCGCCTTCTTCCAC contains:
- a CDS encoding BREX system ATP-binding domain-containing protein, coding for MTSCPRCGHAAQPRARFCSACGAPLVGAPDPARFGAPQAYTPLHLAERIRDSRTRLAGERKQVTVLFADMQGSMELLADRDPEEAGRILDQVLEQMMEAVHRYEGTVNQVMGDGIMALFGAPLAHEDHVVRACYAALRMQERIAALGDATRRAAGVPLQIRVGLNAGEVMVRSIENDLSMTYTAVGPTVHLAARMEQMAKPGSILATGDTVALAAGRVATRALGAVPVRGLQTPVEIHEVTGGATAQSRAQALAARGLTPFVGREAEIERLLAIVDAVREGRPQLVAVVGEAGVGKSRLVGELARRARERGCLVLEAAALSYGRAVGHRPGIELQRRYFKIEPGDAPETVRQKLARELRDLDPALESDLPALEWLHGVAQPGSPFLALDVSTRRLRSVEVLVRLVERVGRRQPFVMIFEDLQWIDSEGREAMDYIVERLPPSTLLLGTYRPEYEDGWSRRPGYSRIRLEPLRPEGAHALLRGLLGPGEETALIQRLVAERARGNPLFLEESVRSLVDTGVLTGAPGAYRVVRPARTLEVPASVRAVLAARIDRLPATEKRLLQAASVIGEEVPVTLLEAVADEPADAVREGLAQLGRAELLTEATLFPDPVYAFRHSLIHDVAYASLLQESRRALHARITDTIERLYGDRRGAQVERLAHHAFAGELWHQAVRYCREAGRGALARLACREAVDFLQRALEGVSHLPESPESRALAVDIGFDLEAALVPLGAHAEGLAVLRSAESIASRMGDERRLARALAYRTTMHWEMGDSDAAVEAGERAVAIAARVEDLGLQVVGQYSMAGAVRTLGDYPRAVTLLRRSLALAEDERRYETFGLPGLASVLGRSHLAWSLAELGEFDHAIGAAEEGIRIAEAAGHGYSLAYGLLGLGGVLLRRGAMTEAETVLARGLALCAEVPVLFPPFAGDLAVVRALDGRIAESVELARQAVARGERMARLGRLSLIVTHLGEVLVIAGRVGEATPHARRALALAVEHKERGNQVYARRLLALAVGEAPAPDLAAARQHATEALALAETLGMRPLAARIHLTLARLARRAGDDDAVSRHRGAAVDLLESMGMRYWLERLDRDRVGPAGGV